CCTATGACAATGCTTTGCGATTCACTGATACGAGCACATTTGTTCAGTGGCAGAAACTCATGGCGTTTGCGGCAAAGAAAAAGACAAGGCTGGCGGCCTTTGAGCATGTTGATTAGGCACCGGTCATGGCAATGAGTGGCGTTTTTACTGACAACTGTTCAAAAAATGGTAGGATGAGGCGTAAGCTTTTACCAAGAAATGGAGGCTAACCAATGTCAATTTATGATTATGAGGTCACATTAGAAGATGGCTCGCAATATGCTTTGAGCAAATACAAGGGTCGACCAATGTTGATCGTGAACACTGCCACAAAATGCGGCTTCGCGCCTCAGTTTGATGGTTTGGAGAAATTGTATGACAAGTTCAAGGATCAAGGTTTGGTAGTGCTAGGTTTTCCTTCTGATCAATTTAAACAGGAACTGGCTGATGGTCATGCAGCGGCCGAGGCTTGCCGGTTGAAATACGGTGTGAGTTTTCCAATGCATGATTTGATTAAGGTGAACGGCAAAGAAGCAGCTCCACTATTTCAATACCTTAAAACCCAAGCCCCTGGTGAACTAGGCAAGTCCATCAAATGGAACTTTACGAAGTTTTTGGTTGATCGTGATG
This genomic window from Lacticaseibacillus paracasei subsp. paracasei contains:
- a CDS encoding glutathione peroxidase, producing the protein MSIYDYEVTLEDGSQYALSKYKGRPMLIVNTATKCGFAPQFDGLEKLYDKFKDQGLVVLGFPSDQFKQELADGHAAAEACRLKYGVSFPMHDLIKVNGKEAAPLFQYLKTQAPGELGKSIKWNFTKFLVDRDGQVVARFAPKTKPEAIEPAVEKLLG